The Methanomethylovorans hollandica DSM 15978 genome includes a region encoding these proteins:
- a CDS encoding HepT-like ribonuclease domain-containing protein: MIDAVEAIEDFTHGMDKEDFMCDAKTKSAVVRQFEILGEAAKAIPENIKLLVPDLPWSRIAGMRNRLIHAYFIVDYNLVWDTVENELPALKTRLETLQGELNKIDSP, from the coding sequence ATGATCGATGCAGTAGAGGCAATAGAGGATTTTACTCATGGTATGGATAAAGAAGATTTCATGTGTGATGCAAAAACCAAGAGTGCAGTTGTAAGGCAGTTTGAGATACTGGGTGAGGCTGCCAAGGCAATACCTGAAAATATAAAACTTCTTGTTCCAGATCTACCCTGGAGCAGGATTGCCGGGATGAGAAACAGGCTTATTCATGCATATTTTATTGTTGATTACAATCTAGTGTGGGATACTGTGGAAAATGAACTGCCTGCACTAAAAACAAGGCTAGAGACATTACAAGGTGAATTAAATAAAATTGATTCACCTTAA
- a CDS encoding NAD-dependent protein deacylase: MHQLLSLMHSSSHCVFLSGAGISTLSGIPDFRGSKGIYKQFDADKIFDIHYFRKDPAYFYTHGREFIYNLEEKEPNIIHRMLAKLEDEGMVKSIITQNIDMLHQKAGSRRVIEIHGSPAQHTCLHCGKKFPYELISPIVHSHQVVPKCDRCGGLVKPDIVFFGEMLDQNSFSQAISESSQADLMVVIGSSLVVHPAASLPLNAIKHGCRLVIVNNMPTPLDEYAYLRYTDLEEVFRYLEKEIH, translated from the coding sequence ATGCATCAGCTTCTCTCCCTTATGCATAGCTCCAGTCACTGCGTGTTCCTCAGTGGTGCCGGTATCTCTACACTGTCAGGTATACCTGACTTTCGGGGCAGCAAGGGCATATACAAGCAATTCGATGCGGATAAGATCTTCGACATTCATTACTTCCGCAAGGATCCAGCATATTTCTATACTCATGGCAGGGAGTTCATCTACAACCTGGAAGAGAAGGAACCCAACATAATCCATAGAATGCTGGCGAAACTGGAAGATGAGGGCATGGTGAAGTCGATAATCACCCAGAACATTGACATGCTGCACCAGAAGGCAGGCTCCAGGAGGGTCATAGAGATCCATGGTTCTCCTGCACAGCACACCTGCCTGCACTGCGGCAAAAAATTCCCTTATGAGCTTATTTCCCCTATTGTGCACAGTCATCAGGTCGTCCCAAAATGTGACCGCTGTGGAGGTCTTGTTAAGCCTGATATTGTCTTTTTTGGAGAAATGCTGGACCAAAACTCCTTCTCTCAGGCAATTTCCGAAAGCTCGCAAGCCGATCTTATGGTGGTGATCGGTTCATCCCTGGTGGTCCATCCGGCAGCTTCCTTGCCTCTTAACGCTATAAAGCATGGCTGCAGACTGGTCATAGTCAATAACATGCCCACACCGCTTGATGAGTATGCTTATCTCAGATATACGGACCTTGAAGAAGTGTTCAGGTACCTGGAAAAAGAGATCCACTAA